In Armatimonadota bacterium, the following are encoded in one genomic region:
- a CDS encoding ABC transporter ATP-binding protein, which translates to MALLELENVHVYYGNIHALKGISIQVDEGEVVAMLGANGAGKTTTLRTISGLLRPRVGSVRLRGEPIDTLPPHVIVYKGIGHAPEGRRIFARLTVLENLMMGAYARQDPGGIKEDLDRVFALFPRLKERISQVAGTLSGGEQQMLAIGRALMARPRVLLLDEPSMGLAPVLVEQIFETLKTINAQGTTILLVEQNAYMALTIAHRGYVLQTGEVALSGRAAELQANEEVRRAYLGG; encoded by the coding sequence ATGGCCCTGCTGGAGCTGGAGAACGTCCACGTCTACTATGGCAACATCCACGCCCTGAAGGGGATCTCCATCCAGGTGGACGAGGGCGAGGTGGTGGCCATGCTGGGCGCCAACGGCGCGGGCAAGACCACCACCCTGCGCACCATCTCCGGGCTGCTCCGCCCCCGCGTAGGAAGCGTTCGGCTGCGGGGCGAGCCCATCGACACCCTGCCCCCACACGTCATCGTTTACAAAGGGATCGGGCATGCCCCTGAAGGACGGCGTATCTTCGCCCGCCTCACCGTCCTGGAGAACCTGATGATGGGCGCCTACGCCCGCCAGGACCCGGGGGGCATCAAGGAGGACCTGGACCGGGTCTTCGCCCTCTTCCCCCGCCTGAAGGAGCGAATCAGTCAGGTGGCGGGGACGCTCTCCGGAGGCGAGCAGCAGATGCTGGCCATCGGCCGGGCGCTGATGGCCCGCCCCCGGGTGCTGCTGCTGGACGAGCCGTCCATGGGCCTGGCCCCGGTGCTGGTGGAACAGATCTTCGAGACCCTCAAGACCATCAACGCCCAGGGGACGACCATCCTGCTGGTGGAGCAGAATGCCTACATGGCCCTGACCATCGCCCACCGCGGCTACGTCCTGCAGACAGGCGAGGTGGCGTTGAGCGGCCGGGCCGCGGAGCTGCAGGCCAACGAGGAGGTGCGGCGCGCCTACCTGGGCGGCTAG
- a CDS encoding ABC transporter ATP-binding protein: MDRPPLLVSRALTKRFGGLVALSALDLAVAERSIHSIIGPNGAGKTTYFNCVTGFYRAEEGQTQFRGVPLDGLAPDRISRLGIARTYQNIRLFANMTCLENILVGMHQHIRASVMGAILQSPQTRREEAAAHREALRLLEFVGLRGKGDLLARNLPYGEQRRLEIARALASRPTLLLLDEPTAGMNPRESLDTMAFIRRLRDELGITILLIEHNMRVVMGISEVITVLDFGQKIAEGTPEEVRNNPRVIEAYLGTRRGLAGVGS; this comes from the coding sequence ATGGATAGGCCTCCCCTGCTCGTCTCACGCGCCCTGACCAAGCGCTTCGGCGGCCTGGTGGCCCTGAGCGCGCTGGACCTGGCAGTGGCCGAACGCTCCATCCACAGCATCATCGGTCCCAACGGCGCCGGCAAGACCACCTACTTTAACTGCGTCACCGGCTTCTACCGGGCGGAGGAAGGGCAGACCCAGTTCCGCGGCGTTCCCCTGGACGGCCTGGCCCCCGACCGAATCTCCCGCCTGGGCATCGCCCGCACCTACCAGAACATCCGCCTCTTCGCCAACATGACCTGCCTGGAGAACATCCTGGTGGGCATGCACCAGCACATTCGCGCCTCGGTGATGGGGGCGATTCTGCAGTCGCCCCAGACCCGGCGCGAGGAGGCGGCGGCCCACAGGGAGGCCCTGCGGCTGCTGGAGTTCGTCGGCCTGCGGGGAAAGGGCGACCTGTTGGCGCGCAACCTGCCCTACGGGGAGCAGCGCCGCCTGGAGATCGCCCGCGCCCTGGCCAGCCGGCCCACCCTCCTGCTGCTGGATGAGCCCACCGCGGGCATGAACCCCCGGGAGTCGCTGGACACCATGGCCTTCATCCGCCGCCTGCGCGACGAGCTGGGCATCACCATCCTGCTGATTGAGCACAACATGCGGGTGGTCATGGGGATCTCCGAGGTGATCACCGTGCTGGACTTCGGGCAGAAGATCGCCGAGGGCACCCCCGAAGAGGTACGCAACAACCCCCGGGTGATCGAGGCCTACCTGGGGACCCGCCGCGGCCTGGCCGGCGTGGGGTCGTAA